Genomic DNA from Oryza sativa Japonica Group chromosome 5, ASM3414082v1:
GTGGAGACGACTATGGACGTCCGCGCAGGGCGTATGAGCGCCACAGCGGCACTGGCCGTGGCTATGAGTTGAAGCGTGAGGGGTCTGGCCGCGGCAATTGGGGAACTGTCACCGATGAAGGCCTTGCACAGTTAAGATTGGTCCTTTGCAATTTGGTTTGCGATTGTTGGCTTATTTTGTAGATGTGATTGATTGATCCGACGATTGAATATAACTCTTCTATATGGTTGATTAGGGAAGTTGCGGAGGCTGTTAACACTGAGGAGGCTCCTGCAACTGCAGAGGATGAGAAGAAACCTGAAGATGTGCCACAGTCTGAGGTCGACAAGGACAAGGAGAGTCCAGagaatgaagaagaagaaaaagaacctGAGGATAAGGTATATTTCTGATCTGTGCTTTAATACcttaatgcatgtgtgcacATTTGGTACTGTTTAGGAGGTGATGATAACTCTTTCTGGGCATAGGGCATGGTAAACATACAGTTTTGGGTATTACATTCTGGTGCCtttgaatggtcaaacatgtggaTGCATTTTAAGCACAACGGGTACATATAGTTTTGGTTTTTGATTTCGTCAGAAACTAGCTACAGGTCATTCATTTAGTGTGGGAAAACATGTCATCTGTACTATTCTAAGCAATGTAGTTCAATCATTCAACTGGTTTACATGTGGGTTAAATTTGCCTTTTTGAGAACTGCATTATGTTCTCCAGTTTTTGCAGGCTCTTCTTGCTTTCAGTTTTGTGCTTTTGCTCATTTCTAGCCAATGCAATATAATTATGTCAGAATGTATCGCGTTACTGCTTAGTTAATTTGCTTTTGATACTCATGTTACAAAATAGCCAGGACTTCGGTAAGATGATGTTTAAGTTGACTGATGGGAAGGTTTTATATATTCTGTGAGTAGTCTGCCACACTCAAAACTGGTGGATGACTTGTGCCCGCTTTAAATACAGAAATATAAAGTTTGCAATTTTGCTTGCATCAGTTGGAACTAGAAGCTGCTGTATATATTGATTTTCTGCATAATTCAATATCATTACCTGAAGTTTctgttgtttaattttttttccttctgtaTTGAATGCTATCTCCTATCTGCTATGTAGTAGATCTTTTGGGTATCCATAATATTATTTGGGCCtttcccgttcttttctccatgGTGAACGTTCAGCTATGGCACCTTCCATTTGTTGATCAAATTCTCTTGGTCATTCAGGCGTTCTTGTGTTGGTTCTAGTACATGTTTGGATATTCCTATTATCCCTACTGTCCTAACGGTTGCCTGTTATATAGCATGTGTTTGCTCATTCTGGTGTTTCTACTGTCTCATTTCTCTGCCTATTAAAGGGTTTTCTAAGTAATTGCTTGAAGTTAGCACTCCGTGCGATTCAAGTAGCAATTCGTTTGATAGTGAAATAACAATTTTCTACCACCATTTCACAGGAGATGACTTTGGAGGAATATGAGAAAGTGCTGGAGGAGAAGCGGAAAGCTTTGCTTGCACTGAAGGCTGAGGAGAGGAAAGTTGAAGTCGACAAGGAGTTGCAGGCCATGCAACAGCTCTCTGTCAAAAAGGCTAATGAGGAAGTGTTTATCAAGCTGGTAAGTTGTATGCTTGGTGTTATGTCCTCTGAACATGTTTCAGTACATGTCTATTTCCGCTCAACTTTTATTATTATCAGGGCTCTGACAAGGActtgaaaaagaaagaaaaggatgaAAAGGATGAACGTACCAAGAAggtatttcatttttttggctCATTAATCATAAGCCTACACTGGCTGTTCTGGCTCACAATATTGACTTGTCTTTGTCCTTCTCCTGTTTGGTCCATTCTTGGTGAAGTCCCTGAGCATCAATGAATTCTTGAAGCCGGCTGAAGGAGAGAGGTACTACAACCCTGGCCGTGGTCGTGGCCGTGGCAGGGGTCGTGGTGATCGTGGGGGTTTCTATGGTGGTTACAATGGCAACGGTGGTCGCAGACAGGCTGCCGCTCCGGTGATCGAAGATCAGGCCCAGTTCCCCTCGCTAGGTGGGAAATGAAACGAACGCTCGGATCTAGCGGCTCGGTTGTCTTGTTGGTTCACCTGAAAACTGTGTCGTCGTCGAGTTGAGTACTGTGTTGTTATGTCGCCCCTCCCAGATAGGAGTGTTGTGTTTATCGCCTGTCTGTATCCCCGTGCATATCCGAGGTGCACCCATCCATCACCATTGCTGTGTTTGTCAGACATAGTAGCTCATGTGCTGCTTCTATTTTCCGACAGGAGTGGACAGTGTATGCCATGTTTCTGATGAGTAGTCGTGTGTGCGTTGGTTCAGAGATTTTGCTCAGCTGAGAATGGATCCCATGGTTTATTAAAGAGGCTAATCTGAAACCTGTCACCTGTGGTGCTGTAAGGTTGATTTTGTCAGATGTGGTTGTAGAGGAACAGTTTATCCATGTGTGAATTGAATGCACATCCAGCCCACTACTGGTTGTACTTCTCTTGTCCGGTCCAGCCCAGAAGCTCATTGTGGGCCGAAATGAGGACGAGCTCATCGAAGTATGAATCTCCAAGCTAATCATCAAATGGACTCGAAGGGAATTTGATTTATTCTGAAAGAAAATTTACACCTGGTGAAAAAAGTTGAGCAGAAAATCGAAGGGAAAGAAAAGGACACGGTGTGAGTTACTGTGCAGATCCAAGGAATGGTCAAAAGCAAAGGAATCatcttttgtgtgtgtgtgcaggcATGATTGATTGGCAGAATGGCAGCTAGTGGCAGCGTCTCGTTCCGACCGAGGCCACCACACCACTGTCACTGCACGCAATTACTTGCGCCACAGCTTCTTCATCTTGCAGTTGCTGTACTGTAAAAACCAACAGTATCCCACAGTCCCTGCCGGATTATCGCTGTGGCCACCACTGCTTCAGTTTCGCATCGGCCGACGTGACGTGATGGCTCGTTGCTGAATGAACGGATGGATGATTGCTCGCAACGGAGTCTGAAAAGAAGCATCCGGGAGCTGTTCTTGCTGGGCCTCATCAGTCATCAGATATGCTCTCTACTGGATACATGGTGACAAAAACATCAGCATCCTAGCCATAGAACAAGCAATAGCAAACCCAATCTTGTCTATCTTGTTCCCAACACATGAGATTCCAAACAAGCAAAACAATCCCTCCCATAAAACACCCATGGATGGTTTTCCCCCGTTCATGACACAAAACAGGCACTTACAAGCCTAGATAGAGCTCAAGATAATGTAAGCCTACTACTActgtaccaccaccaccactactactGTACACACACTGCAGGCCTTGAGCAGAGCAGAAAAGAATTGCATCAGTACAGGCTGCACAGAATTGGCTGCATTCTTGTGCAGATGGAGATTCTAGAATCTGTGGGACAAGCTCTGCGTATCTCTATCCCAGGCAATTCTCCTCGCCACATAGGACTGTGGTTTACCATCAACCATGATCTGTGAATCTTGCTGAGCCGGGCTGCTCTGCTGCTCTTGTTGGAGAAGCATTCGCCGGCTCCTGCTCCCAGCTTCACTGCATGGAGCAGAAACGCAACCTGATTCCACCACCATGTCGCCCTCCAGTATGCGTAGAACCTTTTCATACATGCGAGGAGAAACATCATTATTAGTACAGATGTAAATCAAGCTTAGGTGATAGGTACTGAGAAATGTGGAGAAGAATGGTGTGTGGCTAACATGGGACATGCGAGGCCTCGAATGAGGGTCACGCCGTATGCACAGGTTTGCTGCATGCAGCATGCACAGGACCTCATTTTCACTGAACCGGTCCCCTAGCCGTGGGTCGATCAGATCGTCGATCGCGTACTCTTCCAGTAAAGGCCGTGCCTGTTGCAAATGGATCAAAACAGGAATGATAATTCAGAGATGCCACTTATCATCAGGAAAAAGTGTGGAACTGTGGATGAGTCAATTCAACAGAGGAAAGTGGAAACTGACAGTCTGGCACTACTGAGGCCATCAGGCTCAAAACATACTTACCATTGTACTATAAGAAAAAGGAGGTTATCAGCGTTTGTCACTTGTCAGAAAAGTAAATATCCAAGCTTAACATAATCTAATGTGATGATATAGCACTAAATAGTGCAATACTAGGTGAACGAACTCACCCATTCAGTGAGGAACTGCTGGCCCTTTGGCCTGTTAATATCAACAGCCTTGCGTCCAGTGACAAGTTCCACTAACACAACCCCAAATGAGTACACATCGGCCTTCTCGGTTATTTGCCCACTCTGCGCATATTCAGGTGCCAGATAACTGCACATGGCCGAAAATGGTCTCAGATATGCCTTTTTCACAAGTTACACCTCACAAAGGACAGGATTGATGGATTGTATGGCTGAGCACTTACCCAAATGTGCCAATTACTCTTGTTTCGACACCCATGTCTCCATCAGGCTGCCATCTAGCCAACCCAAAATCTCCGACCTGCACACGATATGACGATACTTCACCCTCATTATGTGGAAGGAAGTTGAGGCTAAAGACCACTGATGCCAATTAGAATGACAAGTACGGCACATCTTCAcagcatcatgcatgcatatatgatcAATTAATCATGTAGTACTGAATTTTACTATCTATTGAAACAGAACAGCATTTCAATGGAAAGAAGATGACCAGTCTTGTTTATTATGCATCTTCATATCCATCGACTAAGATCCAACATAATATAGGGATGGAATATCATACCAGTGGTTCAAAATCATGTGTGACAAGGATGTTGTTTGGTCTCATATCACGATGGATTATGCAACCAACCCTACATTCTTCATGGAGATATCGCAGCCCTCTCGCAGCTCCTACTGCAATTTTCTGTCTTGCAGCCCATTCCAACGTCTCTTTGTTACGGCCTAAGGAGTAACAGATGGTTTGAAAAGGTAACACTCATGCTTTTTACTCCAACATGGCCATGACATAAGCTAAATCAACAGAGAGTTATTGCAACAGGACCAATGCACTCTTCTCCAATAGCAGGCTACaagtcagctataaacacatgtggaggagagaagagaagagagagaagaaaaacaggCTACATATTTGTGGtcagctgtagcacgaactctaatattgtgtgtgtatgagaggtgggaccatttattaatggtttatagataactattgtatgaatgagctattagattggttatagatgatttggagctagtagttggctatatattaaacttgctctaagctaTATTCATCAGTCACATAGAATTTGCAGAATAATAATTAGCTTACCATAGAGATGGGAATCCAGCGATCCATTGCAAATGTACTCGTAAACTAGCAAACGCCTCTTGTCTTCGACACAGAAACCAATCAGCATTACAACATTCCGGTGCTGTGCACAGCTTAGAACTTCCACCTCTGAGCAAAACTCAACATCACCTTGGGAGCTAGCAAGTTTGTATTGCTTAACAGCTATTGCCTGGCCATCAGGTAGGACACCTCTGTGAACAGACCCAAACCCACCCTCAGCCAAGAAATTTGCTTGGGAGAAGCCACCAGTTGCAAGTTCCAGTTCCGCGTAGCTGAACCACCGTGGAGGTTTCCCAAATACAGGTGTTTTATGCTGACAAATTGAACACAGAGGCGGTGGTCCAGGAGGTGCACTCCTTGACAATGAAACAACATCTCTCACATTTCCTCTGAAGTTCAAGTCAGACCTGCTTCTGATTGCACTGATTTCAGCCAAGAGATCTAGCTTCGAGATCTTCTCGAGCAAAGCATCTGCGGTAGGAGTACGAGTTCTTCTAGGACGGTTTCCTGCTAATCTTGAGGACGCAGATCCTTTTAAAATGTCAGCCATCCATGGCTGAAGGGATGATGCTGCTGGAGGAGTTGAAGCTTCACTCTCAGAATCAGATACATTGACATCAGAGTGCTGGAAGTTATCCTTGGTTGCCTCTTTCTTGAATGTGCTATTCGTTTCTGAAGCAGAATATGGAGATGTGCCAGGGTCTGAGCTTGAAACGGAGGATGTTCCAACATCAGTGCTACCAAAAGCTGTTTCTGACTCTGGACTGCTACTTGGTGTCACAGCCGGTTCACGAATCGGACATCGCTGTTCGTTGATACTGCTTTCGGTTTCACCAACTGAATCACTCAACTCAGGAAGTGGCGGGAGAGGTGATTTTGATTCTTTTGGGGGAGACCTCACCAGATTCAGACGAAGAACTTTGGGCCGAGAGCGCTTCATAGCAACAATGTTGCATTGAAGTTCTTCCATGCAACGTTTCTCTTCATGTTTCAACTCCCTGAGTAACAAGACCATTGCTCAATGATGCAGATACGGAAGAGGGGTTAAAAGTAACAGTGCACTGTAAAAACTGTGAAATGTAGTACAGGATAACATTACTTGTCTAGCACAACCCAGCTTGCTTGGGCACGCTTTGATTCAGTAGCCACACCACCAGGAGATGCAGGGATAACCTTAAGTTTTGTAATTATCTACACAAAAATGTAACCagatttttttagcaaaaaaaaaaagagaaagagaaaaaggtGCTTGTGCTGAAAGATTGAAGTAAAAACACACAGCAGCTAGTGTTAGCTCCCTTTTGATACCTTGTTCGGATCATAAAAATCACGAAGTTTCAGCATCATTTGATTACACAAATCAGCGACATCCGAATTCTGAGTCAACACGCTCCTGTGGGCGCTCGCACAACCCCCTGCAAAGAGCGGGAAGCCCCAGAACTTCTTGCCTGAAATTAAAACGAGAGGAAATAATTGAACTAGTGAAAGTTGATCCATGAAGACCAAATCCAAAGAGCTCCATGATACAGTATAAAAATGCATGGCATCGTAAATTGGCAAAGCTGTTGAAGAGGAAGGGCATGTATACCAGAGttgtgcggcggcggcatgaCGGCGAGGAGCAGGATGGTGTCGCCGTGCTGGACGACGTGCGTGAGAGCCCAGACGAGGGCGGCCTTGGAGATGTCCCTGGCGGCGGCCCGCACGGCCACCACAACCACCGCCTCCGCTCCCCGGCCCTTGTCCGGACCGGAGACCACCGCCATGTCCGAGAGCTCGAGCAGCCTCCTAGTGCTTCAAAAGCATTTCGGTTTCAGCAAGAAATGAAGTGAACACCAGCAGAACCAACAGGTGATGAAAAATTGAATTCAAAGACAccaaaatgagagagagagagacaagcACCGCTAGGCTAGCTCCGGGGACTTTAATGCCCGGAGACGAAGCAGGCAAACAGTAAACACTAGTACTCCACTGTTGTGGTGACTGTGGAGTAGAGAAACCACaggacaaaaaagaaagaaaaggccgtctttttttttttttgcagggctAGTTGAATGGGGTCAGGGAGGGGGTCCGAGCGAGTCGCTGCGGCTGCGGATTGAGAGAAAGATTGCAACTTTTATATGGGTGCTGCGGGCTTGGCGGATAGATGCATGGCGACGCGGGGAAGAAGGGCAAAATGGTGGGCGGCCACCCACTGTGTCTGCTACTGCCATCGTCTCTGTCCGGATTTCGGGGGATTccttccatctccatccatgGCGATTAAGCTTCCTTCCAATCCAAATTGGCGCCGCATTCCGTCGGGAAACACGGGAAGCTTCCCCTCCCCTGTTTATTAGTAGCTGAGTGGAAACATGCAAAACTGAGGAGATAACAAGAGGCCCACCCACCAATCCAAATTAAACACCGTCGTTCAACTGTAAGTACAGGGAACGAACACGGTGCCACCGCCGCAGCTAGCACGCGacgaccacctcctcctcgccggaatgcCCCTCACTGGCGTTTCAGCCGGCAGCGATTGTATGCCTCGATTATCGTGGAAGAAGAGACGAGACGGCCATTGGCCCATGAAACGGAAACCCGATGTACTCTCCTATTACTACGGGTAAGTCAGTCCGGCTCCAGCTTCCGTAACTGCCCTTTGAGTGGGCCTATATCTACAGAATTGCCACTGCTGCAGTGCGGCACGGATGGGCCCCGTCTCGTCACCAGACGGCTCAGATGTGCCCACACGACAGAGCCTTACTTTGTGGACCCACGGCCGTGTCCTGTTTGGACGTGGACGGACAGCAAAAGTTTGTGTGACCTGTCGTGCTCCAACTGGGCATTTCCCCTGCCAACTCACCAATCTACTGTTTGTTTATAGCCTGGCTGGCAACTACACCAAACACTCTGACCAAACTTACTCCTATCTCCATCCTTCCATTTGATGAATTGCATGAAAGAGAGAGACTGTATTTGAGTTGTGATGAATCCATGGAGAAGCAGTAATAAATCGATCAGCTTTGTGTT
This window encodes:
- the LOC4339782 gene encoding RGG repeats nuclear RNA binding protein A is translated as MGSKNQFDLLVDVDNDDPSHLIAAAEKKAAAAAASPKLASSPAPAPAKLPTKPAPPAQAVREARNYGAPRDGAGRGGPGRGRGGGRGGRGGPRRDFGEGDANGFEGGYGGGGGFGDGGLARGEDGEGRQAERGRGPRQPYRGGGRRGGYSDGQSGDDYGRPRRAYERHSGTGRGYELKREGSGRGNWGTVTDEGLAQEVAEAVNTEEAPATAEDEKKPEDVPQSEVDKDKESPENEEEEKEPEDKEMTLEEYEKVLEEKRKALLALKAEERKVEVDKELQAMQQLSVKKANEEVFIKLGSDKDLKKKEKDEKDERTKKSLSINEFLKPAEGERYYNPGRGRGRGRGRGDRGGFYGGYNGNGGRRQAAAPVIEDQAQFPSLGGK
- the LOC9267456 gene encoding inactive protein kinase SELMODRAFT_444075, which translates into the protein MAVVSGPDKGRGAEAVVVVAVRAAARDISKAALVWALTHVVQHGDTILLLAVMPPPHNSGKKFWGFPLFAGGCASAHRSVLTQNSDVADLCNQMMLKLRDFYDPNKIITKLKVIPASPGGVATESKRAQASWVVLDKELKHEEKRCMEELQCNIVAMKRSRPKVLRLNLVRSPPKESKSPLPPLPELSDSVGETESSINEQRCPIREPAVTPSSSPESETAFGSTDVGTSSVSSSDPGTSPYSASETNSTFKKEATKDNFQHSDVNVSDSESEASTPPAASSLQPWMADILKGSASSRLAGNRPRRTRTPTADALLEKISKLDLLAEISAIRSRSDLNFRGNVRDVVSLSRSAPPGPPPLCSICQHKTPVFGKPPRWFSYAELELATGGFSQANFLAEGGFGSVHRGVLPDGQAIAVKQYKLASSQGDVEFCSEVEVLSCAQHRNVVMLIGFCVEDKRRLLVYEYICNGSLDSHLYGRNKETLEWAARQKIAVGAARGLRYLHEECRVGCIIHRDMRPNNILVTHDFEPLVGDFGLARWQPDGDMGVETRVIGTFGYLAPEYAQSGQITEKADVYSFGVVLVELVTGRKAVDINRPKGQQFLTEWARPLLEEYAIDDLIDPRLGDRFSENEVLCMLHAANLCIRRDPHSRPRMSHVLRILEGDMVVESGCVSAPCSEAGSRSRRMLLQQEQQSSPAQQDSQIMVDGKPQSYVARRIAWDRDTQSLSHRF